A window from Streptomyces sp. NBC_00271 encodes these proteins:
- a CDS encoding PTS sugar transporter subunit IIA: protein MTIVTSPLAGRAIGLTAVPDPVFSGAMVGPGTAIDPVREPGEAVAPVDGVIVSLHPHAFVVVDAEGHGVLTHLGIDTVQLNGEGFELLVNKGDTVTRGQAVVRWNPAAVEVAGKSPICPIVALEATADSLSDLREDGDVKAGDALFSWQ from the coding sequence ATGACCATCGTGACGTCCCCTCTTGCAGGACGTGCCATCGGACTCACCGCGGTACCGGATCCCGTCTTCTCCGGAGCGATGGTAGGCCCCGGCACGGCGATCGACCCCGTGCGTGAGCCCGGGGAGGCTGTCGCCCCCGTGGACGGGGTGATCGTCTCGCTTCACCCGCACGCCTTCGTCGTCGTCGACGCAGAGGGCCATGGCGTGCTCACCCACCTGGGCATCGACACAGTGCAGCTCAATGGCGAGGGCTTCGAACTCCTCGTCAACAAGGGTGACACCGTGACGCGCGGTCAGGCCGTCGTGCGCTGGAATCCGGCCGCCGTCGAGGTGGCCGGCAAGTCCCCGATCTGCCCGATCGTGGCGCTCGAGGCAACGGCCGACTCCCTCTCCGATCTCCGCGAGGACGGCGACGTGAAGGCCGGCGACGCCCTTTTCAGCTGGCAGTGA
- the ptsP gene encoding phosphoenolpyruvate--protein phosphotransferase yields the protein METTLRGVGVSHGVAIGEVRHMGTAVLEPPAKQIPAEDAEREQGRARKAVEAVAADLMARGNLAGGEAQAVLEAQAMMAQDPELMADVDRRIAVGSTAERAVYDAFASYRALLAGAGEYLAGRVADLDDVRNRIVARLLGVPMPGVPDSDEPYVLIARDLAPADTALLDPTLVLGFVTEEGGPTSHSAILARALGVPAVVALPGAGELAEGTVVAVDGSTGEIFVEPSAEKRAQLEAAAAERKAALSASTGPGATSDGHKVPLLANVGGPADVPAAVEAGAEGVGLFRTEFLFLDDSKQAPSEEKQVEAYRQVLEAFPEGRVVVRVLDAGADKPLEFLTPADEPNPALGVRGLRTLLDHPDVLRTQLTALAKAAEGLPVYLEVMAPMVADRIDAKAFADACRAAGLKAKFGAMVEIPSASLRARSILQEVEFLSLGTNDLAQYTFAADRQVGAVSRLQDPWQPALLDLVAMSAEAAKAEGKSCGVCGEAASDPLLACVLTGLGVTSLSMGAASIPYVRATLAKYTLAQCERAAAAARATDTADEARTAAQAVLSGE from the coding sequence ATGGAGACAACGCTGCGAGGCGTCGGCGTGAGCCACGGTGTGGCGATCGGCGAGGTTCGGCACATGGGAACGGCGGTGCTTGAGCCGCCTGCCAAGCAGATCCCGGCGGAGGACGCGGAGCGCGAACAGGGGCGCGCCCGTAAGGCCGTCGAGGCTGTGGCGGCCGATCTGATGGCGCGCGGCAATCTGGCGGGGGGCGAAGCCCAGGCGGTGCTCGAGGCGCAGGCCATGATGGCCCAGGACCCCGAGCTGATGGCGGACGTGGATCGGCGTATCGCGGTCGGCAGCACGGCCGAGCGTGCCGTCTATGACGCGTTCGCTTCCTATCGCGCGCTGCTGGCGGGTGCCGGTGAGTACCTCGCCGGTCGTGTGGCCGACCTCGACGATGTGCGGAACCGTATCGTCGCCCGGTTGCTCGGGGTGCCCATGCCGGGCGTCCCCGACAGCGACGAGCCATACGTCCTTATTGCTCGTGACCTTGCGCCCGCGGACACGGCGCTGCTCGACCCCACTCTCGTCCTCGGCTTCGTCACCGAGGAGGGCGGGCCGACCAGCCACAGCGCGATCCTGGCTCGGGCGCTCGGGGTGCCCGCGGTCGTCGCGCTCCCCGGCGCCGGAGAGCTCGCCGAAGGCACGGTGGTCGCCGTGGACGGCAGCACCGGTGAGATCTTCGTGGAGCCGAGCGCCGAGAAGCGGGCGCAGTTGGAGGCCGCGGCTGCCGAGCGGAAGGCGGCGCTGTCTGCCTCGACCGGACCGGGTGCCACCTCCGACGGACACAAGGTGCCACTGCTGGCCAATGTCGGCGGACCCGCCGATGTGCCGGCCGCCGTCGAGGCCGGGGCCGAGGGTGTCGGTCTGTTCCGTACCGAGTTCCTCTTCCTGGACGACAGCAAGCAGGCGCCGTCCGAGGAGAAGCAGGTAGAGGCGTACCGGCAGGTGCTGGAGGCGTTCCCCGAGGGGCGTGTCGTGGTGCGGGTGCTGGACGCGGGCGCGGACAAGCCGCTGGAGTTCCTCACTCCGGCCGACGAGCCGAACCCGGCACTGGGTGTACGAGGTCTGCGCACCCTGCTCGACCACCCCGATGTCCTGCGTACGCAGCTGACGGCGCTCGCGAAGGCCGCGGAGGGGCTGCCGGTCTACCTCGAGGTCATGGCGCCGATGGTCGCCGACCGCATCGACGCCAAGGCGTTCGCGGACGCGTGCCGTGCCGCCGGGCTGAAGGCGAAGTTCGGCGCGATGGTGGAGATTCCGTCGGCCTCGCTGCGGGCTCGCTCGATCCTCCAGGAGGTCGAGTTCCTGTCGCTGGGGACCAATGACCTCGCGCAGTACACCTTCGCCGCCGACCGGCAGGTGGGCGCGGTGTCCCGCCTGCAGGACCCGTGGCAGCCCGCGCTGCTCGACCTGGTCGCCATGTCCGCCGAGGCGGCGAAGGCCGAGGGCAAGAGCTGTGGTGTCTGCGGTGAGGCTGCGTCCGATCCGCTGCTCGCGTGTGTGCTGACCGGTCTGGGGGTCACCTCCCTGTCGATGGGTGCCGCGTCCATTCCTTATGTTCGGGCGACGCTCGCCAAGTACACGCTGGCGCAGTGCGAGCGTGCCGCCGCGGCGGCACGTGCCACGGACACGGCCGACGAGGCGCGCACGGCGGCCCAGGCGGTGCTGTCCGGCGAGTAG